From the genome of Daphnia pulex isolate KAP4 chromosome 12, ASM2113471v1:
AAAGGCTGAGCCGCTAATGGATTGCTCGAGTTATTGGGAGGTTCTTGTCCAAATAGATGTTGCAGGTGCTGCAGCCTGGTAGCTAGACTCATTTCTGTGCTACTCAGGTTGGGAAGATTTCCCATTACCAAAGACTGACTCTGCAAAGGACAATCTTTATTAACAATGTGCATCTTTGGGCACAACTGACGGTAAGTTACCTGCACCTGATTTCCATCATTGGATGTTTCTTCAAAACTAACTGCTGCCTCATTGTTGCCATTAAGATTAGTAGTATTGTCCTGAGAATTGCTTTTGCCTGCAGATATCCCTGAACTGGAGGCCCCTTTTGAGTTTACATATTGCGCTACTTCCTTGAACTTTGGATGACTGGAATCAGCCATATCAAATAGTGGCTGGATGACTTCAGGAGGGAACACTGCATTTTTCTGCCACAAGTTGAGCACCCTGATGACTTTACTCTGTGTAGCAGTACAATGTTATTTAGATCAAATGATGTCAAGTTGTTAAATAAGTTGGTTACCTTTTCTTCGCCAGTGCACTGATAAATGAAGTAGAAGGTGTATGTTACGTTTTTTGAGAACCGAGGAGCAAACACATCTTTATCTGCTCCGAATTGATGCCTAGATTGTCGAACTATAGAGTCAATCACATATAATCCAGGGATTTTGTATTCAGGTCGACactgaaatcaagaaaaaagtttaatgtCATTATGTCAACTAAAAGCGTGTTTGACAACTGGTGGCCAAAATTACTGActttttgcaaaaatttttCGACAGACTGAACAACATGTTTGTAAAACTTGACTGCTTTGATGGCGCCTTTTGTGATTGCAGTCATTTTTGCCTTGGATATAGGTGGTTTCATGTCGTAGAGCGACGAGAGCtgtaaaattttgataatattttgaaaaatacatcCCCCTAGTCACAAGTTGAAAGATTCGAGCGTTTACCTCCGCATTAAAAGCCTTAACAGTATCCATGGTGGTGGCCTGCAATTATCCAATAACGCGTTTAATAATCCTTGAGTTGAAGATCGATGCAAAAACACTAGTTCCGGCAAGAAATTCACAATGTTTTCAAGTCCATTTCCCACACAAAATTTTCGACGCCAAAatttttaacgaaaaaaaattctcaatgGTGGACGCCCGGAAATATGTGGCATTGCCACGTTTACATTGAAAACTTTatattgaatatttaattcggtgatttttattattaatgacgaattcagatttttaaaattattctttcctcttctttaaaaataaaaactactttaaaaattctttacttttttaaaaatcttaaatGTTAGAAACTGACTGATAAATTATGCTTCAGCAAGATGTTCATGCTTtcaagaaaacaatatttttcagtttggGGATTCTTTCAGATTTATTTATGGTTCAATTGCCAGGGAACATGAATGAATTCATACAAAAATATCACataacaacattttcataTCATGATTTCAGCTGATCCACCTTACTGCTTGTCAATCGGACAGGAGGTAGGACATGGAGTTGGCACTGACACTTCTGTCCAGATAGGAAATCAAAGGTACCAAGCCTGGCATCACAAGAAGGGCAAACAATTTTACCCTTGGTCCAGGAAGACTTTAATACAGAAGAAAAGGGATTTTGGTCATTCTTCATGAGTTTGTAAAATATTATTGAGCGTACTTACTGTCTGAACTAGGGTTTCAAGCCAGACTGGCAGTTTCTCATCCTTAACATATAATATTGACTTATCCAAGAGACACTCTGAATTATCCTCTCCCTGAGAATCAGAAGGTCCATGACAAGTTGTCAGgcaatctttttcttcaggtaaaatcaattttgttcgACATTTTCGACAACGAACGTGAGTTTCTGACATCTTTTCGTCTGCTATAAACGCGTGTGAATAATGCGCAAGCGGCCAAGCGCTGAagataatatatttttttgtattttgtcaaatttcaaGAGAATTTCGAGACAAAATCCcgataattgaaaatttgaccgGGAACTTCTCGACTACTCATACttataaaatcatttaaattatttgcgGATGTGGCAGTAAAAATTGGGGGATAATTTGGGGGAGGTTTCAACCATTTGGCATCCTTAATCATGTGTGATCTGTCAGAAGCAAATCTTGTTAGGTATTGCTCAGCTGGTATGACTCTAAAATAtctggagaagaagaatattagTTTACTGAGAATGGTGAAATAATGgcaatcaattaaaattcaacCTTTGAAATTGAGTTTGCAGATCATGATCTAGGCCCAAAGCTTTAGTTTTGTACTCTTCAAATGAACAGGGAAACGGTAATGTAGTATCTAAATCATAAACATCAAAGTAATTTTCTTTGGCGTGGTAAATGAATATCACATGATAATCctacaaagaaatatttaaaaatcaacataAATCTATGCATTAGTGATTTAATTTATGTTTTACCCAGATAACTAGCCCTTTCTCATCAGTGCTCTGCTTTTGACTCCACAACGGGATGGTTtgcttttcatttgaaatgaatacAGCAACACACTTGTCAAGAAGTCCAGGGTGATTTTCTTTCACATATTTGCATACATGCCATACATTCTCCTCGCTTCTTGTatgtaacaaataaaaagtatgTCACTATTCAGTAAAGCTGGGGCAAAAGAAgtcattttaatatttaccaATAACAGCTTGTGTAGACGCAGTCTTctgaatttattgaaatagacATTGAATTAAATATCTAGTTGAGGGACGAATCTAACTCATCGAATTtcggtgttttatttttttattattatttattatatccTTTTTCGAAGATTCGAACGGTTTCAAACtcgcaaaatttttttcttctgcactTTTCCCTGCGTAGAGACAAATTTCTACGACAGATGTCTCTTTACTCtttagggctgtggcccgggccatgaaaacccgggccacagcctgtgctgaaggaaaaaaaaccaacccaaCTCGACCCACCGAGGCATATTTTCTACGGGCCGGGCGACGGGTTGAACCACCGGGTCCGCGGGCCAACCCGAGCGGTGacgccatctagtagtcacaTAGAGAAGCTCGTTATTCTCTATGCCTGCGGCCTCAAGAAagacattttgttgtttgtttcagGTTAGAGGAATTTTCCGACCTCAGTTTAATCgagataataaataattaaatgaatcTGCATTCGAGAATAATTCGAAAGAATCAAAACACATATGACATATCCAATTTGCTAATTTATTTTAGATGTGGccgaataaatttttatcttgatgCAACCTTGCCCCATTCCCCCTCCAGTTTCagttaaattattcaaaatggtGGCCACCGTCGACACCCGACGAGTCGACAGTAATACagtatgtgtttttttaaattaggcaGTACACATGATGTTGGAAGTATTATCGTTACCAGATCGTTTCTACAATTCTCTACGTTCGTTTGGTAATTTGTATTCGTTTCGCGTTTCCCCAGATAAATCGGTAAAATTGTTAGCATAAATTCTTTATCATCAAGTGTGTGGTCTGTTTTTTGCGCTTAGTTAAACGTAACTATCAGTCAACaggaattattttattgaaccCAAAGTTTAGATCTCATGATCTGATCGTGACTTAAAgcaaggtttttatttttattatgctCATATCTTGCTTCATTGTTGCATGATTACAAAAACTTATTGAATTACTAAAAAGCATGGTATTACACCCCATCCTATCTTATATTGTGATACTATATTAGGCTATTTGATACTTGAAATAGGCTTTAAACTGTAAACGATTTGAGTATGTACAGCTTTATAGAACAGAGGACTTATAATCCTGTATAGCTTTATAGAACAGAGGACTTATAATCCATGTGTTCTTGATTTAGATAATTCCAAATGAAGTAGTCATGAGACTGATGCTGCTGGTATTGGAGCAATCAAGAGGCCTAGCCTAACTCTTTCGacattcataaatttttctaCTTAGCAGGTATAGTTTTTTTCCATAACTCTCgagtttttattgttatgatTCCACCACCACTCCACACCTCATTTGTTCATAGTAAAGTGGGTGTAGAGATTGAGTGAAAATGAAGTTGGAACACAATATGGCTTcgatttgaataaaagattGTGTTGTATTTAAAGCAATGAGCACATTTAAGGAGTATTGATTTCTTCCAAAGCTTGGGCCCattaatgttattattattttttcattaatatttataaaatgtaattattttgtttacattcaGCCACCAGGGGCCTTTGAATTTCTATCCATCAGGCGGCGACGACGGATGTCAATAACAAATTTGCTTCCGTCAAATGATCCTGTGAGTCAACTCTAATCAGCTGAGAGCCTGCAGACTGCAGGTGACTGTTTGCTTCCCGGAGTTTATGTCAAAATGCTTCGACCAGCAATTTATTCagttgaaacatttcaagTTGGATTTCACCATAAACTTGTTACTGATTTGGTTATAGTTTTCCCCCCATCCCTGTCTAGTACCGTGATGATAGGTGCCATCAGGTAAATAACTATTTAACAATCAATTGTATTAAAgaagttttcgttttcttgtacaagtaaaaaaaaaatattaactttGACAATCTATTATTAATCTTCAATTCATGCTTAGATGTGTTTGTACCATGTTTAACTGTTCATCACAAATTTTACAATGATAGTTCTTACAAAAATGTATGTCTTATAAATTTTACTAGGGAATTTCCAGTTTGGCAGTCTCCAAAATGTGGTGCCCAGGCCAATTCAGTTCTGTGGAAACTCAACTGACCAGAACCCTCTAGCCATGGCTGATGAAGGCTACAAGAACATTTCGGTAAGTCATCCTTTTCTGATTCATTTGATGGGAATTAGATGAAGGGAAATCTAGTTTACCACcaactttatttaaaatagCTACAGTAATCAATAGAAGCCCCTTCCTCGTTTAAGTGTCTTGATATTTATGGGtcacatttttattaattcaaatcTACATTAAGACGAAAATGTCAACGTTTGTTTTCCCGCACGATTTGTGTAAAACATGATGCAGGATACGTCTTCCTTATCGATGATGCGCTACCGGCTAGTTTTGAACAGCGTTGTGTATTTTGCCAATAGAAGAAATTCAGACCATTTTGTGAAGATAACTGATCATAGTTAAGCAGGTCACGTTGCCTATTTTGCTTGCAATTCTGAATAACCAATAGAATAGTTCACATCAGCTGATTGCCGGATCTCATTTAAAATTGTCACGATATCTAAACGACTGGTCGCAGTAGGTTCGAGTATCTCGTTGATTGCACCATTTTCACACGAggaatttatatttaaatagtCGATGCTGACAAATGACTCCACGTATTTTTCGATCATTTCTGACAGTTGAGAGAATCTCGGTCTTTGCTTTGGATCTTTCTCCcaacaatttttcataatttggCCGAAGAAATTTGGAGAATATTCCGGTGGTGTCATTCGATATCCATTTTGAATATCTTCCATTAGTTCCCTGCCATTCATTCCTTTTGGtaatgaaataattcattcgAGAAGTTCGAGGGgatatttcatttgaattgtgtTTCACCTGGGTATGGGACTTTGCCGAGGGAGAAAATTTCCCACAAGAGAATCCCGTAGGACCAGACATCCGATTGACTGGAAAAAATTTTAGCTGTAAGCGATTCAATCGCCATCCACTTGATCGGTATTAAGCTCTGTCCATCAAAGAGAGATCTCACGTGTTATTGaacattattataattttattgatttattagtTTACCTCTCCCTTTTTCTCGTATTCGTAATCCTTCATTTGCCTTGCCATTCCGAAATCGGCAACTTTGACGATTCCGTGATCGGCTAAAAGGACATTGCGGGCGGCCAAATCGCCGTGCAGAATCTGTTAGTCAAATCATAGACAATTCgaaatttcacaatttaatAAGTCGTAGGTCATTTGACTGCACAGACCTTTTTGCTGGACAAAAATTCCATCCCACGAGCTATTTGCAAAGTCCATCTGATTAAATCCACTGTTGATACGGGAGGGTTTCCTTCGTTGATGTTGTCgctataagaaaaaaatgagattcaCGAATCGATTTGTGTCATAATTAGTTACTTTTCATTAATTTCCGTTTCCGCCGTTTCAGTAAGTGATGACAAGTCACCGAATTCGTTCAATTTATTGATGAATTGGTCGCGATGTTTTGTCAAATATGTTTGTATGTTGCCGAAACGACAATAATCGATGATGACCAAAAGTTCTTCTGCAAAATCAAGGCCGTagattttgttaatttattaattttcgttttattgCTTTTTGATTTCACCTTTGTTATTAGTTTTGGTGCAGGCCCCTAGTAAATTAACGACGTTAACGTGCGATCCCATGTAGATGAGGATTTTTAATTCTCTGATGAGAGCGGCCAAGGCGTCATCAGACTGGGCAGTTGCTTTAACCATTTTAACGGCCACTGTGGTCACCGTTTCAGTTCCTCCAATGCCCACGGCTTCCGCTTTGACGACTCGCCCGAAACAACCAGCTCCCAGTTGTTGgcctttattttaaagaatttttttcacttgacgGAATCAAgcataaatttgtttttagagAATAACGTACCAAGTCTGAGTCTTTTCCTGGGAAATTCCCATTTCTTGTCGTAGGGCAGGAATTCCGTTTGATATTCCATCGGCACATCCGGGTCGATTTTGCCTGGGTCGCCATTCAGTCTACTTTCAAGGgatttttccacctttttctAAATGAGGATTGACATTAggttgaattttcaaatgtgacGAAGTAAGGAAACATGTTGAGAGAAGAATTCCTTTTCATCACTTACCTTGTCGAGGTAAATTTTGATACTGATTCCAACTCCAATTGCAAATAAAACTGCAAAAGTTATTGAAATTCCGTTGACTGTAGCAAATGATTTTGCTTCACTTGAGTCGATTATTCCAACTCTAATGAAACTGACAATAAACTGCCTGTGCCTCGCTTCGCCACGGCTGTTGTTCCACCGACATTCGTAGGTTCCATTTTCAGTTGCTCTTCCTTCGAGTGGCAAAACGGACGCGATTTCAGTTTCGAAGATTATGCCGGTGTATTTCCTGTTATTCTTTAAATCAAAGTAATTGTTTGGTATAAAGAACGGCTGCTACGAAGAATGGTAAGATTAGTTTACCTTGAACCACTGAACTTTGACATGTTGCGATAATCGGTTGCACGTTAAATTCTgggctgtttcatttttcaatgcGATAGAATTAACTACTGGTTCGTTGTTTATTTCtgtagaaatgaaaagaggttaaattaaataatttttgcaaTTATGAAATTAGCATAAtggaaagatttaaaaaaaaagaaaaaaaatcaatttgatcaaAGCGTTACCTTTTATTGTGAAAGAAATCTCTTTTCGATCCCTCCTTCTATTGTTTACTGAACATTGGAATCTTGTGTAGGGTGTGCCAAGGTTAACGGTGTGCAGGTACAGTCGTTTGTCAACTCTATACGTATAAGTTTCACcaatattattcttttccgTAGTGAGGATACCTTCAGAAAGTCAGAGAATTCAGAAAATGGTACCAAGACTGCTTTCAGTTTGCCAATGCTTTCAGACCTGGTGGTGCTGGGTTTTTGTCATCAATGATTTGCATTCCTCCGTTGCCTTTGATTTGATAGGACCACATTGAAATAAGGGACGAACTCATTCTTTGTAATGCTGAAATGCTGCAGATTAAAGTGACGTTACTTCCTTCTACGGGATCGTTTGGTTCGCCGACCCTTTCCAGTTCCATTCCTATTAAGAATTAAGTTGTGATGTAATCAcactttttttacttcaaaattgAACTTCATGTACCGTACCTATTACGCCTAAAAGGAAGGGTGCAAAGTCTGTAATTGGCAGCTTATCTTTCGGTAAAaacccttttaaaaaatttgggaAGTCATcgtcaattcttttttcggaaATTTTGACGCGTTTTCCTTTGATGACGTCCAGCGTTCCAGTACAAAAGTAAAGAGTATCTTCATTTAGATTAACCCTAATGTTCTTTATTGTGAATCCTCTCGTCGGTTCAAACGACCACACCGAATTGTTTTGGGATAACCAAACCTTCATCAagtttataatttttgaaaactctttcaaaattgaataattccaTTAGTGCTACCTCAGAAAAATTGGTGAGTGGATTTCCCTTAAATAGAGCGACGGTGACGTTCGGATGAGTGGGTTTGCACGGGACGGTGAAAGCTTGTCCTGTTTCGGCGATGAAATAACTTTGATGTTCTTGATCTTCTTGGTCTTGTACGAAGACGAGTTGTTCATAGCCTATAAATTTAGTGAATTGAAAAAGTGGCTGATTAGTTGTGAATTCTGAATTGTCATCTTAAAATTTCTGCTGTTATTTTTGCTTTGCGCTTAAGAAATAATAGGGGATATAACCAACTGTAAACGTAAACGTATTGACGGAGGGACGAAACTGTTCTTCTGGAGTACATTAAATGGCTACATTCGAAATAGCCTGTGTCTTCAGCTGTTGCGTTTCTTAACGTAAGCATTGATATTAGGTGGGTGCCGTTTGTGTTACTAGTCAAATTCAGGCGTCCGCCAATATCCTGAAACAATCGACATATTGTTGTTGTCATTTCCAATATTTATatgcttattattattttaaacctGTATGTTTCTTCTGTTTTCAGTCGTCCACGTCACGTTTGACAGCTCGGGAAGAATTAAGTAATCGGCCAATATACAGGTGACTGTTACAGTTGAACCGGCTTCAACCACCTGTTCATCACCGCTCGGGACTAGTGTCAGTTTGAATTGCTGTTGGCTCTGAACGATCAGAGTcgacaagagaaagaaaatttgaaacaaccaAACCGTTTGTCCACTACTTACTAACTGTGGAAACGACTTCCCAAGTGATGAAACGCACGTCCGTCGTGATcttgacattttcaatttgaggTACTCACGAATTTTGTCGAAATTGTTTCAAAGTAGACGCACCTTGCTCGAAGGGAGAAATCGAATGTCTGATGACTTTTTCTCTGTGCTTAGATCGcctaaaaaaattccaaaccgCAAAGAGTGGTTTTCGTTTTGTACAAACATTTCCACATTTGAAACCAGCAACATTAACGTCCTGTTTGCACCCGTTTCGTTATCTCTAACGGACGTGTTGATGCCAAATTTGTAGCGGATATTTGTGGTTTTACCTCTCGTTAATAACTTCCTTGtcggaaaattgaaattctttccctttttgttttaagtagATTAAGTTGATTTCACAAGTTTTTATGATTatatttcctatattttaatggggtgttttttttttgtccctcTCCACTTGTGCATTGCACTAAACAGGTGAGAGGCGGGAGACTGGAGTTGGATACGATCTCTGTGGGGGGGCAGCCAAGACGACTCCGGACGGTTCATGGGTAAGTGTATTTACGAGTACGTTGAACGAATGCATGAGATAAATATTGTAACGAATTTAATGCAAATCCTTTTAGCCAGATTCGGTTCACTTATTTCTAACTGCTGATGTGTCCATTCGTCGTGTggttcgtttttgttttgcaacgAGTTTCTTTAATGCGCTGATaaagatttaattttaaccGTAGGGGAATAGTTTGTTTTGTGCGCTACTGGAATTTCCGTTTGCCAAATCCGTAGATTAGATgggaaattgatttattttttccttctcgcCCATTCTCGCTTAGAATTCTTACTTTCAGAAATGTGTAACAGTAGGCCTGCCCACGTGATAAACAACAGATAGACGTCATTATATCGGTTTGACACGGAGTgcagatattttaaaaacaaaatcgttaAGTCACATTTCCAAGTCACTCCTAGTATGCAGTTTACCCGATCTgtgttaattttaatttgatcaaaatgtAATTTCAACGTCCTACATTTGGCTGATGTAGGGCGATTTCTGAACGCATCCGGATCCTTCCGGAATTACCGATGGGTAGATCGGTGGATTTTCCCTTTGCCATCAGGGATGGGTATTGCTTTATGTCCTACTGTATCTCAGGGTATTTCACCTGAGCCTGTTGGATTTTCTGTTCAGAATTGCAAGCAAATCTGACGGACCCACCTCCGAGGATAGGGGGTCTAAGCACATTGTGATATTCATCAGAATGTACCAAATCAACATACAGCTCGTCTGGCCGTGATTACTACCGAGAttacctcctcctcctcaatctCAGTTTCATCAAGCCCCCAAGACGCTCGGCCGTCGTGAAGTAGAGAGGGGTGGGCCTTTTATATAAATTCTGTGGCGCCGCCTGATGGTTGGGTGATGTACCAACCATGATCCCTTTGAGAGTTGAACTCATgccttgatttgtttttttttggttaaagcCACGCCCTATCCTACTTACCCACTCTGTTCACACAATGCAATGTCTTATTTGACGCCACAATTTTGACATGTGACATCTATTTATTAACCATTTGGCAGTTATTTCCGAAGGATTAACGGTTGACATAAACTAATATGCACTAATATGATGCGCATTTTGGCCTTTTATACAAATGTGGACGATTCAGTATCTATTAGATTTTTGGCCGGCTAGACACCAGGGAATCTTTCTGTCAATTAACGTAgcacattttttattgtttgatttaattttcattggATTTagttattaatatttaattgagTGGATGGAATACCGGATTATCGTCCGATAGAGTGTCATACCCTGGCGGCGGATGTTGGCAACGTCGGGGATTGGGCGTGTCTATTCTAATCTACTGGACCTTTTTTTTGCCGGTTAGATCACACTCATCACAGGAAGAAAAACATCCAAGtaatctttttgaaatatttacattttttccccacAGTATTCATGATTTATTTCAtcgtttaatttcattttaattggtTTTAATTCAAGTCACACTAAAATCATTCCGAAATAACTGCTGAATGTTAAAACTGAGGTGTTACATGTCAAAATTCTGGcgtcaaatgaaacaaataattgtgTGTGCAGAGTGGGTGACTCGGATAGGGCGTGGCTTTAACATCAGAACGTATCGAgccccgagttcgattctccaAAGGAACATAGATGGTTCACCACCCAACCACTGGGTGGCGCCCCGCCCAACTCTGCGTCACACAAGCGAGAGTCTAGGGGGGTAGTTAAACCTGAAGGTTTAATCATTTCAGACTCGCTGTATGTTGGTTTAGAAGAGTAAAGCTTCGCCCCATGTATCGGACATGTTTCGGGCACGTTAGGTTTGTTTGCAAGCCTGCGTTAAAATCCAACAGGCTCAGGTGAAATACCCTGAGAACAGTGACAATACCCTTCCCTGATGGCAAAGGGAAAATCCACCGAAAGCCTTCGGTAATTCCGGATGGATCCGGATGTGTTAAATCGCCCTACATCAGCCAAATGTgggacggttttttttttaaataccgtGGTCGTAATTTCACttgaagaattttaatttcattttaatttcacGGTCGCGATCCCCCGCTTTTGCAACCCATGGACTGAAAGTTAAAGCAAACTTAAGCCAAATTAATCGAGTAtccattaaattattttcacttCCCAGCTTAGTAAAAAAGGACTGTGGTTGGATTGGACTGGACCGAAAGTGTTTCCAGCGACGAAAAAGTTTTCTCGGAAGACGAAGAATCCACCGACGACGATGACTATGATTACAATTCTTTCGTGAGTGTCTACTTTTACGAAGAACCATCTGTAGACAATCTCCTCCAACCACTTGGTAACTCgacttaaaaaattcatttaaagttattattactttaacaccgaattgttttttgaattcccAGTGCCTGAGGATGTGACGAATGACTTTTGCGGGGCTATTCAGTTTATAGAGAATTTCACGTTtcgtaaagaaagaaatgtctgATGACTTATATGCTCTCCGATATCACGGTAAAGAATTCCAAAACCGAAGGAAGCGGTTTACATTttgcacaaaaaaatttccagtttCAAAACTAACATCAAGATCCTGGTGGCATCATTAGCttcgttatttttaaaggTCGCGTAATAAACCACCGGGAGAGCACAGTATACTTTCTCAATCAAcctttcttatctttttaaaagataatttcccatttttgatTTAAGTTACATCTGACCTGGGTCAAAGATTAATCaagataataaaaatggacGATTGTCAGCAAAGAATAGAACAAACAGGAGCTTGAAATCGAAAATTAAATCGAAAAGCGTCAAAGATTTTAAAACTCCCGCTCGCCAAAAATTATATTAGAGAAAATAATCCATAATGGCCGcccatctttttcttatttttagtcAGTTGATGTTCTGCTTCTGCCGCAACTGGACATTTCAGATTCCTGCAGCCAACCTCAATCAACGTCTTGTCTTTTCCACATTTAGTTCatcggcgacgacgacgatttcaAGAACACTGGGGATTTCCCCCCCATGAACTTTCTAAAGGTTTTCAGTACATCATTTGTATTCGTTTTATCTTTACGACATGACGTCATGAAGTTTcagattttacttttatttacttGTTTTAATCTTTTGGCAGAGATTCCATTAACTTCAACTGCAACAGTGCAGTGGACGTGAATTAGTGGCGTTAATAAAGACATCATTGACTAGCAAGTAGCAACGGTGCGGCCTTCAGCATAACACGTTTCCTGCAGGTCCACACTTTTTAGTTCGGCAGTGTGATTGGGTATGTAAAAAACctgttcaaactttttttgtgtgtttttcaaaattcagttCAATGACAAACTTTCA
Proteins encoded in this window:
- the LOC124208619 gene encoding protein N-terminal glutamine amidohydrolase-like → MSISINSEDCVYTSCYCEENVWHVCKYVKENHPGLLDKCVAVFISNEKQTIPLWSQKQSTDEKGLVIWDYHVIFIYHAKENYFDVYDLDTTLPFPCSFEEYKTKALGLDHDLQTQFQRYFRVIPAEQYLTRFASDRSHMIKDAKWLKPPPNYPPIFTATSANNLNDFISMSSREVPGQIFNYRDFVSKFS
- the LOC124208617 gene encoding vascular endothelial growth factor receptor 3-like codes for the protein MSRSRRTCVSSLGKSFPQLVSSGQTVWLFQIFFLLSTLIVQSQQQFKLTLVPSGDEQVVEAGSTVTVTCILADYLILPELSNVTWTTENRRNIQDIGGRLNLTSNTNGTHLISMLTLRNATAEDTGYFECSHLMYSRRTVSSLRQYVYVYSYEQLVFVQDQEDQEHQSYFIAETGQAFTVPCKPTHPNVTVALFKGNPLTNFSEVWLSQNNSVWSFEPTRGFTIKNIRVNLNEDTLYFCTGTLDVIKGKRVKISEKRIDDDFPNFLKGFLPKDKLPITDFAPFLLGVIGMELERVGEPNDPVEGSNVTLICSISALQRMSSSLISMWSYQIKGNGGMQIIDDKNPAPPGILTTEKNNIGETYTYRVDKRLYLHTVNLGTPYTRFQCSVNNRRRDRKEISFTIKEINNEPVVNSIALKNETAQNLTCNRLSQHVKVQWFKNNRKYTGIIFETEIASVLPLEGRATENGTYECRWNNSRGEARHRQFIVSFIRVGIIDSSEAKSFATVNGISITFAVLFAIGVGISIKIYLDKKKVEKSLESRLNGDPGKIDPDVPMEYQTEFLPYDKKWEFPRKRLRLGQQLGAGCFGRVVKAEAVGIGGTETVTTVAVKMVKATAQSDDALAALIRELKILIYMGSHVNVVNLLGACTKTNNKEELLVIIDYCRFGNIQTYLTKHRDQFINKLNEFGDLSSLTETAETEINENDNINEGNPPVSTVDLIRWTLQIARGMEFLSSKKILHGDLAARNVLLADHGIVKVADFGMARQMKDYEYEKKGESLIPIKWMAIESLTAKIFSSQSDVWSYGILLWEIFSLGKVPYPGMNGRELMEDIQNGYRMTPPEYSPNFFGQIMKNCWEKDPKQRPRFSQLSEMIEKYVESFVSIDYLNINSSCENGAINEILEPTATSRLDIVTILNEIRQSADVNYSIGYSELQAK